A genomic window from Archaeoglobus profundus DSM 5631 includes:
- a CDS encoding MBL fold metallo-hydrolase, with the protein MKIKPIAFDSFGARSMCTAIETKDVKIVIDPSVALAPKRFGLPPHELELRKKEELWSKIKEELKDADVVIITHYHYDHHNPNEPEVLNDKILLVKHPKNAINFSQMRRAHYFLSLLKAKVEFADSKEFEFGNTRIVFSKPVPHGKDSKLGYVLEVLVEEDIKFLFTSDVEGMPLNEQVEFVISSDPDVLFVDGPMTYMPHIFGRKLLEKSLENLNKILEKTGVKVLVLDHHLLRDLNWRAKVENLLKKAEELGVDVKSASEFAGKPENLLEARRKELYQKSLD; encoded by the coding sequence ATGAAAATAAAGCCAATAGCGTTTGATTCGTTTGGAGCTAGGAGTATGTGTACCGCAATTGAGACGAAAGACGTGAAGATCGTTATAGATCCAAGTGTTGCTTTAGCACCAAAGAGGTTCGGTTTACCTCCACATGAGCTCGAGTTAAGAAAGAAGGAGGAGCTTTGGAGTAAGATTAAAGAAGAATTGAAGGATGCGGATGTCGTAATAATAACGCACTATCACTACGATCACCACAATCCTAACGAGCCAGAAGTGCTAAATGATAAAATATTACTCGTCAAGCATCCTAAGAATGCGATAAACTTCAGTCAGATGAGAAGAGCACACTACTTTCTGAGTTTACTCAAGGCAAAAGTAGAATTTGCCGATTCCAAGGAATTCGAGTTTGGAAATACCAGAATAGTTTTTTCAAAACCCGTTCCTCATGGCAAAGACTCAAAGTTAGGATACGTCCTCGAGGTTCTAGTAGAGGAGGACATCAAGTTTTTGTTTACATCGGACGTTGAAGGAATGCCTTTGAATGAGCAAGTTGAATTCGTAATTTCCTCGGATCCTGACGTGCTGTTTGTTGATGGTCCTATGACATACATGCCTCACATATTCGGTCGTAAACTGCTGGAGAAATCTCTAGAAAATTTAAATAAGATTCTGGAAAAAACTGGCGTTAAAGTTCTCGTATTGGATCATCATCTCCTCAGAGATCTGAACTGGAGAGCTAAAGTGGAAAATCTGTTGAAAAAAGCTGAAGAGCTTGGAGTTGATGTGAAATCCGCATCGGAGTTTGCTGGAAAACCAGAAAACCTCCTCGAAGCGAGGAGAAAGGAGCTCTATCAGAAGAGCTTGGATTGA
- a CDS encoding DUF7343 domain-containing protein, with the protein MKCFRVIMTAFLLTVLIVPVNSAIIKGEVYSWELKEIKAVVEINTTPVQRIVAENGTYEFVVPEGVYEIKAYSVDRELSCNETIVVKGNGTYRLDLILFPNLEYQINFTEPEFNLDTGNNGINYIFPVLGALILVLALVMWRIRGRKSLEKVSKESELPEDLMQVLELLKSLGGRATQKELREKLGWSEAKLSLALTDLERRGYIEKYKKGRGNVIFLK; encoded by the coding sequence ATGAAGTGTTTCAGGGTCATCATGACAGCATTTCTACTTACTGTATTGATCGTACCAGTTAACTCCGCGATCATAAAAGGTGAAGTATACTCGTGGGAATTAAAGGAGATAAAAGCTGTGGTGGAAATAAATACTACGCCTGTCCAAAGGATTGTAGCTGAAAACGGAACTTACGAGTTTGTCGTTCCAGAGGGTGTTTATGAAATTAAAGCCTACAGCGTGGATAGGGAGTTAAGTTGTAACGAGACGATAGTTGTGAAGGGTAACGGAACGTACAGGTTGGATTTGATACTGTTTCCGAACCTTGAATATCAAATCAACTTTACAGAACCGGAATTCAACTTGGATACTGGAAACAACGGCATCAATTACATCTTCCCAGTTCTTGGTGCACTCATACTCGTTTTGGCGTTGGTGATGTGGCGTATCAGGGGGCGTAAAAGCCTTGAAAAAGTATCCAAAGAGAGCGAACTTCCAGAAGATTTAATGCAAGTTCTGGAACTGTTAAAGAGTTTAGGTGGTAGAGCTACTCAGAAAGAGCTCAGAGAAAAATTGGGTTGGTCTGAGGCAAAGCTCAGCTTAGCTTTAACGGATCTAGAGAGGAGAGGGTATATAGAGAAGTATAAGAAGGGTAGGGGAAATGTGATATTTCTGAAATAG
- the artA gene encoding archaeosortase A, translated as MLIVISSLLMLAFIVSKKRFVGFIAWLLTGLAFFQNVPYFLEIKDYFNVTVFTLAFLFFSLLGYTTLKGNLDVMVETTRFSLLAIAFYFPFELYEPLRIALIKIVTDQTLILGKLLGFEFNRLSWNEITLNGKGVEIILPCTGIESMALFAGACFGVRADLSRKVKAFLVSVPVIYVLNLFRNVFVLASYGYSWFGENSFYIAHHIVAKFLALISLIVITLLVFRELPELENLIVNLKREVEKVIRNDR; from the coding sequence AGTGATATCATCACTTCTAATGTTGGCATTCATAGTTAGCAAGAAGAGGTTTGTGGGCTTTATCGCTTGGCTTCTAACAGGCTTAGCATTCTTTCAAAATGTACCATACTTTCTCGAAATCAAAGATTACTTTAACGTCACGGTGTTTACGCTAGCCTTTCTCTTCTTCTCCCTGTTGGGATACACCACCTTGAAAGGAAACTTAGATGTAATGGTCGAAACGACGAGATTTTCCTTACTCGCTATAGCATTTTACTTTCCATTTGAACTGTACGAACCTCTTAGAATAGCTCTAATAAAAATTGTAACTGATCAAACACTTATTTTGGGCAAACTTCTCGGTTTTGAGTTTAATAGATTGAGCTGGAATGAAATTACGCTTAACGGTAAGGGTGTCGAAATAATACTGCCGTGCACAGGTATAGAGAGTATGGCTCTATTTGCTGGGGCTTGTTTTGGCGTCAGAGCTGATTTAAGCAGAAAGGTAAAGGCATTTTTGGTTTCTGTTCCAGTTATATACGTTCTAAACCTGTTCAGGAACGTTTTTGTGCTCGCATCTTACGGATATAGCTGGTTTGGTGAAAACAGCTTCTACATTGCACACCATATTGTGGCGAAATTTTTAGCATTGATATCGCTCATAGTCATAACACTTTTAGTCTTCAGGGAACTGCCAGAACTCGAAAACTTGATAGTCAATCTAAAGAGGGAAGTTGAGAAGGTGATTAGAAATGATCGTTAA
- a CDS encoding 50S ribosomal protein L11, with amino-acid sequence MQVVEVLVPGGKATPGPPLGPAIGPLGLNVKQVVDAINKATKDFEGLPVPVKIIVKEDRSFEIEVGVPPVSALVKKELSIEKGAHKPKHEVVGNLTMDQVIKIAKIKKKQMLSYTLKSAVKEVLGTCVSMGVTVEGKHPKDVIKEIEEGLIEIPEEEEE; translated from the coding sequence ATGCAGGTTGTTGAGGTTTTGGTTCCTGGCGGTAAAGCGACTCCCGGACCACCCCTCGGTCCAGCCATAGGTCCATTGGGCTTGAACGTAAAGCAGGTTGTAGATGCTATAAACAAGGCTACTAAAGACTTCGAAGGACTACCTGTGCCAGTCAAAATAATAGTCAAGGAAGACAGAAGCTTTGAGATAGAAGTAGGAGTCCCACCAGTTTCGGCTTTGGTAAAGAAGGAACTGAGCATCGAGAAAGGAGCGCACAAGCCCAAGCACGAAGTGGTTGGCAACTTGACCATGGATCAAGTCATAAAGATTGCAAAGATTAAGAAGAAGCAAATGCTTAGCTACACACTGAAATCGGCTGTAAAGGAGGTTCTAGGAACATGTGTCTCAATGGGGGTAACCGTTGAAGGCAAGCATCCGAAGGATGTCATAAAAGAGATAGAAGAGGGATTAATAGAAATTCCTGAGGAGGAAGAGGAGTAA
- a CDS encoding protein translocase SEC61 complex subunit gamma, with product MRSMDFQAKIREYINVLKMARKPDRDEFLTTAKISMAVMFVVGFVGFVIYVLMEILPKMVR from the coding sequence ATGCGAAGCATGGACTTTCAAGCGAAAATCAGAGAGTACATAAACGTCCTGAAAATGGCTAGAAAGCCCGACCGGGATGAATTCCTGACCACCGCCAAGATATCGATGGCTGTAATGTTCGTAGTGGGATTCGTAGGATTCGTAATATACGTATTGATGGAAATATTGCCAAAGATGGTGAGATGA
- a CDS encoding phosphatidylserine decarboxylase has product MIVKQGLKFIALEFLLLPLALLSPYLLIILLPIIALTILFFRDPDRGIEDGVVSPADGKIDYVNDRRLEIFMSIFDCHVNRSPVDGIVRKIVYSKGSKLPAFMRHTNSERNEIYIETDHGTFKVVQIAGFLARRIICFVKEGERVRKGEKIGMIVMGSRVVIEIPEGFKFVKRVGDRVKAGETIAVKA; this is encoded by the coding sequence ATGATCGTTAAGCAGGGCTTAAAGTTTATCGCATTGGAATTTCTCTTACTACCGTTAGCTCTTCTCAGCCCTTACTTACTGATAATCCTGCTACCTATAATAGCACTAACCATCCTATTCTTTCGAGATCCTGACAGAGGTATTGAGGACGGGGTAGTTTCGCCAGCCGATGGGAAGATAGACTACGTTAATGATAGAAGACTTGAAATTTTCATGAGTATCTTTGATTGCCATGTAAATAGAAGTCCGGTTGATGGGATTGTTAGAAAAATTGTTTACAGTAAGGGATCAAAGCTTCCAGCTTTTATGAGGCATACCAATTCAGAGAGAAACGAGATATACATAGAGACCGATCATGGAACATTTAAAGTTGTTCAGATTGCCGGTTTTCTTGCAAGAAGGATAATCTGCTTTGTCAAAGAGGGTGAAAGGGTTAGAAAGGGTGAAAAAATAGGTATGATTGTTATGGGTTCAAGAGTTGTAATTGAAATCCCTGAAGGCTTTAAGTTTGTTAAGAGAGTCGGTGATAGAGTAAAGGCTGGTGAGACGATTGCAGTCAAGGCTTAG
- a CDS encoding helix-turn-helix domain-containing protein produces the protein MVEELNEKDERIVQLLIEAGLNKNIARVIVYLSKAGEAISREIERAANLRQPEVSLAMKELKEKGWVKERELKKKGKGRPLKSYKLTMDLKEIAKMLIEKKREEIRKMEKDLEELEKLVGLK, from the coding sequence ATGGTTGAGGAACTGAACGAGAAGGATGAAAGAATAGTCCAGTTGCTGATAGAGGCTGGTCTAAACAAGAACATCGCAAGAGTCATTGTTTACTTGTCAAAGGCAGGAGAAGCTATATCCAGAGAAATAGAAAGAGCAGCAAATCTTAGACAGCCAGAGGTCAGCTTAGCTATGAAGGAGCTTAAGGAGAAGGGATGGGTTAAGGAGAGGGAGTTAAAGAAGAAGGGCAAGGGTAGACCTTTGAAGAGCTACAAACTAACCATGGATTTGAAGGAGATAGCCAAGATGCTCATAGAAAAGAAGAGGGAAGAAATAAGGAAGATGGAAAAGGATTTAGAGGAACTCGAAAAGCTTGTAGGCTTGAAGTAA
- a CDS encoding dihydroneopterin aldolase family protein, giving the protein MICRACFELGIKLGALFHQFIGIPVGFENVDIVERAIESCVKLQPFVIDAKVEIVRDVLKRNISKFGYTTLSPEMLKAEVVVEVENVRVRGTLKWVEDMKYPYMNFEVISF; this is encoded by the coding sequence ATGATCTGCAGAGCATGCTTCGAATTGGGAATAAAGTTGGGCGCGCTGTTTCATCAGTTTATAGGAATTCCAGTTGGATTTGAGAATGTAGATATTGTGGAAAGGGCAATTGAGAGCTGTGTAAAGTTACAGCCGTTTGTGATTGATGCAAAAGTTGAGATTGTTAGAGATGTTCTAAAGAGGAATATATCAAAGTTTGGATACACAACGCTTTCACCGGAGATGCTAAAAGCGGAAGTAGTTGTAGAAGTTGAAAATGTTAGAGTTAGAGGAACTTTGAAGTGGGTTGAAGACATGAAGTATCCCTACATGAACTTCGAGGTGATAAGCTTTTAA
- a CDS encoding transcription elongation factor Spt5, with product MMGKFFAVKTTVNQERIVANLMELAVKKYNLEVYSILAPKELRGYVLVEAKDIQNVRRAITGIPHARGILSGEIPFKEVEHFLTPKRAVEQIKEGYKVEIIAGPFKGEQAIVRRVDPSKNEITVELVEAVVPIPITVKADHVRVIERGE from the coding sequence ATGATGGGGAAGTTCTTTGCAGTAAAGACGACGGTGAATCAGGAAAGGATAGTCGCAAATCTAATGGAGTTAGCCGTGAAAAAGTACAATCTTGAAGTCTACTCGATACTAGCTCCAAAGGAGTTGAGGGGTTACGTGCTAGTTGAAGCTAAAGATATTCAAAACGTTAGAAGAGCGATAACGGGAATTCCCCATGCTAGGGGAATTTTGAGTGGTGAAATACCGTTTAAAGAAGTTGAGCACTTCTTAACGCCTAAGAGAGCTGTTGAGCAGATCAAGGAGGGTTATAAGGTCGAGATAATAGCCGGTCCATTTAAGGGTGAGCAGGCGATAGTTAGGAGAGTAGATCCTTCAAAGAATGAGATTACTGTTGAGTTGGTAGAAGCTGTAGTTCCAATACCGATAACTGTCAAAGCCGATCACGTTAGGGTGATTGAGAGAGGTGAGTGA
- a CDS encoding HD domain-containing protein: MKLIQDTIHGLLKIEDWMIKIIDTPEFQRLRRISQIGFANLVFPGANHTRFEHSLGVMEIARRLVERMEIDEDEKMEIVASALLHDIAHLPFSHCSESVVERRLGLNHENVEVVLRKGEIKDVLRDLGFNVRKMIAHIKGLSDCNVVKGDIDADRIDYLMRDSHYTGVAHGVFDAQRLINKIVFVDKKIVIDAGGLRSAESLLISRFLMYTTVYYHHVCRIARKMFEKALEFCIEEGNLKPRELFHMDDFTTINFLKASGGYPKDVVERLLNRKLFKRALYVEIKRVGVNLNRIDPSNAEREIAERAGVDEKYVIVDIPKLANGEEFEALVLVGGEMKRLDEVSSLVRALREAEKNSLMLGVYTPKEFVDKVSRVAAEFFAVDKTYQSKLF; the protein is encoded by the coding sequence GTGAAACTTATACAGGACACAATCCATGGATTGCTTAAGATAGAGGACTGGATGATCAAAATAATTGATACACCAGAATTCCAGAGACTCAGGAGGATCTCCCAAATAGGTTTTGCAAATCTTGTTTTTCCCGGTGCAAATCACACGAGGTTTGAGCACTCTTTGGGAGTTATGGAGATTGCACGACGTCTTGTCGAAAGGATGGAAATTGACGAAGATGAAAAGATGGAGATCGTAGCTTCAGCCCTCCTACACGACATAGCTCACTTACCTTTTTCACACTGTAGCGAATCCGTTGTTGAGAGACGTTTGGGACTCAATCATGAGAATGTCGAAGTCGTGCTAAGGAAAGGCGAGATAAAAGACGTTTTGAGAGATCTGGGATTTAACGTTAGGAAAATGATCGCTCATATCAAAGGTCTCTCAGACTGCAACGTCGTAAAAGGAGACATAGATGCAGATAGAATAGACTACCTTATGAGAGATTCACATTACACGGGAGTTGCTCACGGTGTTTTTGATGCACAAAGACTGATAAACAAGATAGTTTTTGTCGACAAGAAGATCGTTATAGACGCTGGAGGTTTAAGATCTGCCGAATCTCTCCTTATCTCGAGGTTTTTAATGTATACGACAGTTTACTACCATCACGTTTGCAGAATAGCGAGGAAGATGTTCGAAAAAGCTTTGGAGTTCTGTATAGAAGAAGGAAACTTAAAGCCAAGAGAACTTTTTCACATGGACGACTTTACAACCATAAATTTCCTCAAAGCGAGCGGTGGCTATCCCAAAGACGTAGTTGAAAGACTTCTCAACAGGAAACTGTTTAAGAGAGCGTTATACGTTGAGATCAAAAGAGTTGGAGTCAACTTAAACAGAATTGATCCCAGTAATGCGGAGAGAGAAATTGCGGAGAGAGCTGGTGTCGATGAAAAATATGTAATCGTTGATATACCTAAGCTTGCAAATGGTGAAGAATTCGAGGCTCTAGTTTTGGTTGGCGGGGAGATGAAGAGACTTGACGAGGTGTCAAGTCTGGTTAGGGCCTTGAGAGAAGCTGAGAAGAACAGTTTGATGTTAGGTGTCTACACACCTAAAGAATTCGTTGATAAGGTAAGTAGGGTAGCAGCAGAGTTCTTTGCTGTAGATAAAACTTATCAATCCAAGCTCTTCTGA
- the surE gene encoding 5'/3'-nucleotidase SurE produces the protein MKPKILITNDDGLYSLGLRASYDALKDLGEVYVVAPMIQKSGVGRSISIMTPIRMHKVHVNGMEVYAVDGTPTDAVILGIYEVIGEIPDLIVSGINLGENLSTEAVTTSGTVCSALEGATQGSKAIAISLEMPDHEKFEVFPKEFDFSLAKRVLRKIARKVLKDGLPEGVDVLNVNVPSKAVDERIVVTRLARKLYRTRVEKRYDPRGREYYWIYGIEIEDAEEGTDIHALKNGYVSVTPISVDLTAEVDFKSLERWLNE, from the coding sequence ATGAAACCGAAAATTCTGATTACAAACGACGACGGACTGTATTCACTGGGGTTGAGAGCGAGTTACGACGCTTTGAAGGATTTGGGAGAGGTTTACGTAGTCGCTCCAATGATTCAGAAGAGTGGAGTTGGGAGAAGTATCTCGATAATGACTCCCATAAGAATGCACAAAGTCCACGTAAACGGTATGGAAGTTTACGCTGTAGACGGAACACCGACGGATGCAGTCATCTTAGGAATTTATGAGGTCATTGGTGAAATTCCGGATTTGATAGTTTCAGGAATAAATCTAGGTGAAAACTTGTCAACTGAAGCAGTAACAACTTCAGGAACAGTTTGCTCGGCCTTAGAGGGCGCTACGCAGGGTAGTAAGGCAATAGCTATATCTCTCGAAATGCCAGATCACGAAAAGTTTGAAGTATTTCCCAAGGAGTTCGACTTCAGCTTGGCTAAGAGAGTTTTAAGGAAGATTGCTCGTAAAGTTTTAAAAGATGGATTGCCAGAAGGTGTGGACGTTCTGAATGTGAACGTTCCATCAAAGGCTGTCGATGAAAGGATTGTTGTCACTAGATTGGCGAGAAAACTCTACAGAACGAGGGTTGAGAAGAGGTACGACCCTCGTGGAAGGGAATATTACTGGATCTACGGCATTGAGATTGAAGATGCTGAGGAAGGAACGGATATTCACGCTTTGAAGAACGGTTATGTTAGTGTGACACCTATAAGCGTCGATTTGACAGCTGAAGTTGATTTTAAGAGCTTAGAGAGGTGGTTAAATGAATGA
- the pssA gene encoding CDP-diacylglycerol--serine O-phosphatidyltransferase, whose amino-acid sequence MRRLQSRLRFADVFSLLNATFGFLGICVASNGNLILAAKFIMISVLMDGIDGFVARKKGGSDLGRELDSLADLVSFGVLPSLILFKMNLLYVSIPYLLANIYRLARFNVLRYEDFLGLPTTASALFFACLIIADFPHIYAVALILSILMVSGVRYVKVRNKVVLAIVGVIILLSLFLDTLIYINLILTLAYIISPIFKVRL is encoded by the coding sequence GTGAGACGATTGCAGTCAAGGCTTAGATTCGCCGATGTGTTCTCATTACTCAACGCTACATTTGGATTCTTGGGAATATGCGTTGCTTCAAACGGCAATCTGATCCTAGCTGCTAAGTTTATAATGATCTCAGTTTTGATGGACGGAATAGACGGATTTGTTGCAAGGAAAAAAGGAGGTAGCGATTTGGGTAGAGAGTTGGATTCTCTTGCAGACCTCGTATCATTTGGAGTTCTACCATCTCTGATACTCTTCAAAATGAATCTGCTTTACGTTTCAATTCCATACCTTCTGGCAAACATTTACAGACTCGCGAGGTTCAACGTACTAAGGTATGAAGACTTTCTGGGATTACCAACAACAGCTTCAGCCCTATTCTTTGCATGCCTGATTATCGCAGACTTTCCGCATATTTACGCAGTTGCTTTAATACTCTCGATATTGATGGTAAGCGGCGTTAGATACGTCAAGGTGAGAAACAAAGTTGTTTTAGCTATTGTTGGAGTGATTATCTTGCTAAGCTTATTTTTGGATACGTTAATATATATAAATCTAATCCTAACTCTAGCCTACATTATAAGTCCCATATTCAAGGTTAGGTTATGA
- the rpiA gene encoding ribose-5-phosphate isomerase RpiA, producing the protein MNEKEIVAEEAVKLVEDGMVLGIGSGTTIAVFLEKLGERIKKEGLEVYGVPSSYQSHFLALKAGIRIVDLFEYSELDLCIDGADQIDKNLNCIKGGGGALTREKIVSQASKRFIVIAEERKFVDKLSMPVPIEVIPFAYGHVVRKLQEMGGICKLREGSGKLGPVISDNGNFIIDCNFDEIENPKELELSLNAIAGIVENGIFCNVDEVILGSKDGIKILKR; encoded by the coding sequence ATGAATGAGAAGGAGATAGTTGCTGAAGAAGCAGTAAAGCTTGTTGAGGATGGCATGGTTTTGGGAATTGGAAGCGGAACGACAATAGCTGTATTTCTGGAGAAGTTGGGTGAAAGGATAAAGAAAGAGGGTTTGGAAGTTTACGGTGTTCCGAGCTCTTACCAGTCTCACTTTCTAGCTCTGAAGGCCGGGATAAGGATTGTAGACTTATTTGAGTATTCAGAGCTCGATCTCTGCATAGATGGAGCCGATCAGATTGACAAAAATCTTAACTGTATAAAGGGCGGTGGAGGAGCTTTGACAAGGGAAAAGATTGTCTCTCAAGCCTCAAAGAGGTTCATTGTAATTGCTGAAGAGAGAAAGTTTGTTGATAAGTTGAGCATGCCCGTTCCTATAGAGGTCATTCCTTTTGCCTACGGACACGTTGTAAGGAAATTGCAGGAGATGGGTGGGATCTGTAAGCTGAGAGAGGGTAGCGGAAAGCTTGGCCCGGTTATTTCAGATAACGGAAATTTCATAATTGACTGCAATTTCGATGAGATTGAAAATCCAAAAGAGCTTGAGTTAAGCCTGAATGCAATCGCCGGAATCGTTGAAAACGGTATATTCTGCAACGTAGATGAAGTAATACTCGGTAGCAAAGATGGTATAAAAATACTGAAGCGTTGA
- a CDS encoding 30S ribosomal protein S6e, whose amino-acid sequence MVEFKVVISDPKTGRAYQKVVSGANANKLIGKQIGDVINGTLVDLPPDYELQITGGSDKDGFPMRPDLPGSGRRRLLLSGGVGYNPKEKGVRRRKTVRGRVISADIVQINMKVVKHGKIPLEEFFKKEEGEQE is encoded by the coding sequence ATGGTCGAGTTCAAGGTCGTCATATCAGATCCAAAGACTGGGAGAGCCTATCAAAAGGTCGTTAGCGGGGCTAACGCGAACAAGCTAATAGGAAAGCAGATCGGTGATGTGATAAACGGAACGCTCGTAGATTTACCTCCAGACTACGAACTTCAGATAACTGGAGGCAGTGATAAGGATGGATTTCCAATGAGACCAGATCTACCGGGGAGCGGAAGGAGAAGATTATTGCTTTCTGGAGGAGTAGGCTACAATCCGAAGGAAAAGGGAGTTAGAAGGAGAAAGACCGTTAGAGGGAGGGTAATCTCGGCAGACATAGTTCAAATAAACATGAAAGTCGTCAAGCACGGAAAGATACCTCTTGAGGAGTTTTTCAAGAAGGAAGAAGGTGAGCAAGAGTAG
- a CDS encoding DNA-directed RNA polymerase subunit B family protein gives MLYQCKVCGYIYDEKEGCPWFEKFEFVCPICGNNEFEKLE, from the coding sequence ATGCTCTACCAGTGTAAGGTGTGCGGTTACATCTACGACGAAAAAGAGGGTTGCCCTTGGTTTGAAAAGTTTGAATTCGTATGTCCAATTTGCGGAAATAATGAATTTGAAAAACTCGAGTAA
- the aroE gene encoding shikimate dehydrogenase → MLYFGVIGHPIGHSASPIMHNTVFRTLNIDAIYLPFDVKPENLKDAVYGARALGFKGLNVTIPHKEEITKYVKPVGLAERIGAVNTVDVPKLEGYNTDAIGALRTLEAYNVDYEGKVVLIVGAGGVARAIAFALAGKSTLIITNRTASRGLKLAEDVRKYGECIFYPYERVEELKGKFDILINCTPLGMKGFEEKLPVPESLIENVVVFDTVYNPIETPLIKLAKKRGCKVIYGLDMLVYQGAEAFKIWFGFDPPILVMRDAVVEFLRQHL, encoded by the coding sequence ATGCTGTACTTCGGTGTAATTGGGCACCCGATAGGACACTCTGCATCGCCTATAATGCATAACACGGTGTTTAGGACCCTTAACATAGACGCGATATACCTTCCTTTCGATGTTAAGCCTGAAAACCTGAAGGATGCTGTTTATGGGGCAAGAGCTCTGGGATTTAAGGGTTTAAATGTCACAATCCCTCACAAGGAGGAGATCACAAAATACGTTAAGCCTGTCGGACTTGCAGAGAGGATAGGAGCAGTAAATACCGTGGATGTTCCAAAGCTTGAAGGTTACAACACCGATGCAATCGGCGCTCTAAGGACGCTCGAAGCTTACAATGTCGATTACGAGGGTAAAGTTGTTTTAATAGTGGGGGCAGGAGGTGTCGCAAGGGCTATCGCTTTCGCCTTGGCCGGTAAGTCTACTTTGATAATAACCAACAGAACGGCATCGAGAGGTCTGAAGCTGGCAGAAGATGTCAGGAAGTACGGTGAGTGTATATTTTATCCCTACGAAAGAGTTGAAGAGCTTAAAGGTAAGTTCGACATACTCATTAACTGCACACCTTTAGGTATGAAGGGTTTTGAGGAGAAGTTGCCCGTCCCAGAATCTCTGATAGAAAACGTAGTAGTCTTCGACACAGTATACAATCCAATTGAGACACCTCTAATTAAGCTGGCTAAGAAGAGAGGTTGCAAGGTCATCTACGGCTTGGATATGCTTGTTTATCAAGGCGCTGAAGCTTTCAAGATTTGGTTTGGTTTCGATCCGCCGATATTGGTTATGAGAGATGCCGTCGTGGAGTTTCTGAGGCAACATTTATAA
- a CDS encoding methyltransferase domain-containing protein has product MGLLDDKKRARTFYKYFSKIYDLVNPFFYSEEMRKTVVDMAEIDEGDLVLEVGCGTGFTTYEIVRRVGEENVIAVDLTPEQMVKAIARFPKANFLRGDAENLPFKDNTFDASISAGSIEYWPHPVLGIQEMARVTKPGGRVVILAPRKPDNPIFRKFAESIMLFPSTQQCVAWFLKAGLEDIRYVEMGPYKFWSKLVVIISGRVP; this is encoded by the coding sequence ATGGGCTTGCTAGATGACAAAAAAAGGGCCAGAACTTTTTACAAATACTTCTCCAAGATCTACGACTTAGTTAACCCCTTCTTCTATTCTGAGGAAATGCGTAAGACTGTAGTTGACATGGCCGAAATTGATGAGGGTGATCTTGTCTTAGAAGTTGGTTGCGGAACGGGTTTCACGACATATGAAATTGTTCGAAGGGTTGGTGAAGAGAATGTTATTGCAGTTGATCTAACGCCAGAGCAAATGGTTAAGGCTATTGCTAGATTTCCCAAGGCAAACTTTCTAAGGGGAGATGCAGAAAACTTACCCTTTAAGGACAACACGTTTGACGCTTCAATCTCGGCTGGTAGTATAGAATATTGGCCTCATCCAGTCTTAGGAATTCAGGAGATGGCAAGGGTGACAAAGCCGGGTGGCAGAGTAGTGATATTGGCACCAAGAAAGCCAGATAATCCAATATTTAGAAAGTTTGCGGAATCCATAATGCTGTTCCCCTCAACACAGCAATGTGTCGCTTGGTTTTTGAAAGCAGGTCTTGAAGATATAAGATACGTTGAGATGGGACCCTATAAATTCTGGAGCAAACTCGTTGTTATAATATCAGGTAGGGTTCCTTGA